Within Paenibacillus sp. RUD330, the genomic segment GTGGCAGCGCACGGATTCGGGTAAGCAGCCGATGCGCATTACGCTCCGCAGCCGGGAGCCCTTTGCCATGGCCGGCCTCTACGAGACGTGGATATCGCCGGCTGGGGAACGCTTGTCCACCTGCACGGTGCTGACGACGTCTCCGAACGGGCTGATGGCCTCCATTCACGACCGGATGCCGGTCATCCTGCGGCGGGAGGACGAGCCTCTGTGGCTGGACCGCGGCGTCCAGGATGCGGCCCTCCTGTCGCCGCTGCTCGTCCCCTATCCGGAGGAAGAGATGCACGCCTATCCGGTCGGCGCCGGCGTCGGCAGCGTCAAGAACGACTCGCATGAATGCATCGAGCCGCTTGTGGATTGACCTCGAAAAGCCTTTCGGACATCCGAAAGGCTTTTCGCTTTTTTGGAGAGGCGTCCATGACGGCTCTCCAGGATATTCCGCGGCTGCCGGCTCCGTCAGCCTCCGTTTCTGCCCGCCGCCTCATGCCGGCTTGGCTGCCGCGAGCACGAACCGGTGGCAGGTGACGTCCATCCAGCCCCGTCTTTCGATCTCCTCATGGATCCCTCTCAGCGCGTCGCGGTATGCGTCCGGAGAGAAGCCTTCGACCTGCCACTCGATAATGGTCAAGTAGCGGACGATGGCCCCGATATCGTAAAACCGGGTGTGCGTGAGAGCCTCGTCCTGCCAGAGCAGCTGCAAGCCCGCCGCTTCCAGCTCTCCGCATGTTTTGTCCAGCGTCCAGTCCGCATGGGCCGGCGGCGCCTGTCCGAGGCGCTCGTTGAACTCGCGGTCGTTGCTGCCGCCTACCTGCTGGGTGATGAATATGCCTCCGGGCTTCAGCACGCGGCGAAGCTCGGAGGCGCAGTACGACTCATGCCGGTTAATGATCAAGTCGAACGACTCATCGGGATAGGGGATGTCATCGACTCGCTCGATGTAGGCCACTTGCACGCCTTCCTCTTCCAGCCTTCGGCGCGCGACCTCCACATTGGGCAGATATCCTTCCGTCGCCCTGGTGTCGGGAGGCAGCGGCTTGAGCCGCTGCAGGAACTCCCCTCCTCCCGTGCCCATGTCGAGCATGGAGGAAGCGGCTTTTTTATAAGGCTCCAGCAGATTGCGGTAACTCCATGGGAGAGGATACTCGATCATGCGGCCGGTTGCCGTCAAATACCCGAAGTCCCAGCCCGAGAAGGCCTCGCCGGAATCCTGCAGGCTTTCATCGAAGCCCATCCTCAGCCGGCCGCCGAACATGGCATCCTCCCTGCTGCCGATCATGCCTCCACCCATCGCTTGAAGATCATTACGATTCCCGTCGAGGCTCCCTCGTAACGGCTCGTATCGAAGGACGAGGCCAGCTCCCACCCTTCGGCTCCAAGCAGGTTCAGCCGGCCGTCGAGATCTTCGATGTTGATTTTGGTGCCCGTCCAGCCTCCGAATTGATGCTTGAGCGTTTTGTATTCCCAGCGTCCCATTTCCATCATCCTTTCGATCGTCATCCTTTCAATCCTGCGCCAGCCGCTTCCTCATACGGATGGCCGCGATCGGCGTTCCATCCGGCCCCTCCATCTTGCGGATGTCCCAAGGCATCCAGCCTGCGCCGGCATAGAACAACAGAGCCTTTCCATTGGGGCCGTGGCAGGTCAGATGGAGCTCCCGCACCCGCTCCGCGGCAGCCGCCTCCATCGCTTCCAGAAGCGCTGCGGCGGCTCCCTTGCCGCGGTAATCGGGACTTACGATGACATTGCCGAGCCATAACTTCCCTTCCGATTCATACAGATTCGCATAAGCTGCGGGCGTCCCGTCCACGGCCTCGGTCAGCAGCGTCGGACAGATGCGTTCAGCCGCCGCAGCCTCAAGCTCGTCGGCACGCAATGGATATCCGCCCCTCGGCCCTGCTGAGATCCGCTCACGGCCTCTTCTCCTCTCCACGCATCAGAGCTTATTGGATCAAGGTCAATTTCTCTTCACACCGAAGCTCGAGGTGCGGGGCCAGCCTCCGTCTGGAGACGCCACCACCCTCATGAACTCCATGCTCCCCTCTCGTTCCCATACTCTTCAATTCGCCCTGGAGCTGCTTCTTCCTTCGGGACAAGACGGATAAAGCCGATTTTGGTATGCTGTAGAAAAATTGAACAGAGAGAGGCGGCCTCGACAACCATGTCGAATTCCATTGAACTGCGCGGCGCCGTGCCTGCGGATGCCGCGTCCCTGGCGGAGCTGCTGCTGGAGCTGACCGGGACGGATACCGATCCGGCGGCTCTGGCCGAGCGGCTGGACAGCTTGGCCGGCAGCGAAGGCATCCGGGTAGCCGTAGCCTCCGACGGAGAGCGGCTCGTCGGCACGGCGATGGGCGTAATCTGCCCCGATCTCGTCGGCGGCCTCCGCCCCTATTTGCTGATCGAGAACGTTGTTGTTTCGGCTCATTGCCGGGGCGGCGGCGTCGGAAAAAAGCTGATGGCGGATCTGGAAAGCTTCGCGAACGCGCATCAATGCACGTATATGATTCTCGTGTCCGGCTCCCGCCGCAGCGAAGCGCATGCCTTCTATGAATCGGTCGGCTTCGCCCGCGAAGCCGGCTTCAAGAAGAAGCTGCGTCCGCTTGCCTGATGCAGGCTTGCCGCAGAAGCGGCCTTGACCGCCGACCTTTGCGCAGGCAGAAAAAGGCTGAAGCAA encodes:
- a CDS encoding GNAT family N-acetyltransferase codes for the protein MSNSIELRGAVPADAASLAELLLELTGTDTDPAALAERLDSLAGSEGIRVAVASDGERLVGTAMGVICPDLVGGLRPYLLIENVVVSAHCRGGGVGKKLMADLESFANAHQCTYMILVSGSRRSEAHAFYESVGFAREAGFKKKLRPLA
- a CDS encoding SOS response-associated peptidase, which gives rise to MCGRYTLTVTLEELMLRFLIGETTIPQLEPRYNVAPGQMVMAVVSDGKHNRLGELKWGLVPPWAGEPKIGSRMLNARAETAAAKPAFRDALRRKRCLIPADGFYEWQRTDSGKQPMRITLRSREPFAMAGLYETWISPAGERLSTCTVLTTSPNGLMASIHDRMPVILRREDEPLWLDRGVQDAALLSPLLVPYPEEEMHAYPVGAGVGSVKNDSHECIEPLVD
- a CDS encoding class I SAM-dependent methyltransferase, encoding MIGSREDAMFGGRLRMGFDESLQDSGEAFSGWDFGYLTATGRMIEYPLPWSYRNLLEPYKKAASSMLDMGTGGGEFLQRLKPLPPDTRATEGYLPNVEVARRRLEEEGVQVAYIERVDDIPYPDESFDLIINRHESYCASELRRVLKPGGIFITQQVGGSNDREFNERLGQAPPAHADWTLDKTCGELEAAGLQLLWQDEALTHTRFYDIGAIVRYLTIIEWQVEGFSPDAYRDALRGIHEEIERRGWMDVTCHRFVLAAAKPA
- a CDS encoding DUF4177 domain-containing protein produces the protein MTIERMMEMGRWEYKTLKHQFGGWTGTKINIEDLDGRLNLLGAEGWELASSFDTSRYEGASTGIVMIFKRWVEA
- a CDS encoding GNAT family N-acetyltransferase; translated protein: MRADELEAAAAERICPTLLTEAVDGTPAAYANLYESEGKLWLGNVIVSPDYRGKGAAAALLEAMEAAAAERVRELHLTCHGPNGKALLFYAGAGWMPWDIRKMEGPDGTPIAAIRMRKRLAQD